The Anaeromyxobacter diazotrophicus genome contains the following window.
GCACCTTCGAGGCCTTCGACGAGGGGCGCGCCCGCGCCGCGCACGCCGACGGCCACATCGCGAAGCCGTTCGAGAGCCAGGCCCTCCTCACCAAGGTGAAGGAGCTGCTCGCCGCGCCCGCTCCCGCCAGGTCCGCCGCCGCTGCCGCTCCCGCCCGCCCCGCCGCCGCGGCTCCGGTCCGGCCGGCGCCCGCCGCCGCTCCGGTGCGGCCCGCCGGGCCGCCGCCCGGGGCCCGTCCGCCGGCCGCCGCCCCGCCCGCCGGGGCGCCCCCGCGCGCCGCGCCGCGGCCCCCGCCGGGCGCGCCACCCGCCG
Protein-coding sequences here:
- a CDS encoding response regulator encodes the protein MPKNLLLADDSITIQKVVGITFAGEDFQVTAVDNGEEALARAREHAPDVILADVVMPRKNGYELCEAVKADPALRHIPVLLLAGTFEAFDEGRARAAHADGHIAKPFESQALLTKVKELLAAPAPARSAAAAAPARPAAAAPVRPAPAAAPVRPAGPPPGARPPAAAPPAGAPPRAAPRPPPGAPPA